From a region of the Paraburkholderia hospita genome:
- a CDS encoding MFS transporter: MTYTAATTSTSNDSISTSGVQPQRASHAKAIAAITLGNGLEFFDFTIYSFFATIIGKLYFPVEGQLAQLMLAVGTFGVGFIMRPVGGVVLGAYADRAGRKAAMSLTLWLMTLGSAIIAFAPTYASIGLAAPVLVILARLIQGFALGGEIGASTSLLMEYGSDRTRGFYGSWQFVSQGLNTVVGSLLGVALAAMLSTHALESWGWRVPFVIGMAMGPIGVYIRRHLDETLPLPASSDHPPALEAATVAKPVREIFGTHMGSIVTGVVTTIGGTAANYIVLFYLSTYAIKILHLPMSLALWASWTAAFVTVICSPFAGSLSDRYGRKRVLWVSRVLLIAAVYPAFMVINAVPTVPVLLSVVAVLGVLVAFTAVPNIVMLPEMFPREIRATGMSIVYCLGVSIFGGFAQFFATWLIQLSGNTLAPAWYLIGCGLVSLLALPFVRETAGRPID; the protein is encoded by the coding sequence GCCTCGAGTTCTTCGACTTCACGATCTACAGCTTCTTCGCGACGATCATTGGCAAGCTGTACTTTCCTGTCGAAGGGCAGCTTGCGCAACTGATGCTCGCGGTCGGCACGTTTGGTGTTGGGTTCATCATGCGGCCGGTGGGCGGCGTGGTGCTTGGCGCGTATGCGGACCGTGCGGGCCGCAAGGCGGCGATGAGCCTGACGTTGTGGCTGATGACGCTGGGCTCGGCGATCATCGCGTTTGCACCGACGTATGCGTCGATTGGTCTTGCTGCGCCCGTGCTTGTGATTCTTGCGCGGCTGATTCAGGGTTTTGCGCTGGGCGGCGAGATCGGTGCGTCGACGTCGCTCTTGATGGAGTACGGCAGCGACCGTACGCGCGGTTTTTATGGCAGCTGGCAGTTCGTGAGCCAGGGTTTGAACACGGTGGTTGGTTCGCTGCTTGGTGTCGCGTTGGCCGCAATGCTGTCGACGCATGCGCTCGAAAGCTGGGGTTGGCGTGTGCCGTTTGTGATCGGTATGGCGATGGGGCCGATTGGCGTGTATATCCGGCGCCATCTGGATGAAACGTTGCCGTTGCCGGCGTCTTCAGATCATCCGCCTGCTCTCGAAGCCGCGACGGTTGCGAAGCCTGTGCGTGAGATTTTCGGCACGCATATGGGTTCGATTGTGACGGGTGTTGTGACGACGATTGGCGGCACGGCCGCGAACTATATCGTGCTGTTTTATCTTTCTACTTACGCGATCAAGATTCTCCATCTGCCGATGTCGCTGGCGTTGTGGGCTTCGTGGACGGCTGCTTTTGTTACGGTGATCTGCTCGCCGTTTGCTGGGTCGTTGTCGGATCGGTATGGACGTAAGCGGGTGCTTTGGGTTTCTCGGGTTCTGTTGATTGCGGCTGTTTATCCTGCGTTTATGGTTATTAATGCTGTGCCTACGGTGCCGGTTTTGCTTTCCGTTGTTGCCGTGCTCGGCGTGCTTGTTGCGTTCACGGCCGTGCCTAATATCGTTATGCTGCCTGAGATGTTTCCGCGCGAGATTCGCGCTACTGGGATGTCGATTGTTTATTGTCTTGGGGTGTCGATTTTTGGTGGTTTTGCGCAGTTCTTTGCTACGTGGCTTATTCAGTTGTCAGGGAATACGCTTGCGCCGGCGTGGTATCTGATTGGATGTGGTTTGGTTTCTTTGTTGGCGTTGCCGTTTGTTCGTGAGACGGCTGGGCGGCCTATTGATTGA